One genomic window of Conger conger chromosome 9, fConCon1.1, whole genome shotgun sequence includes the following:
- the LOC133136479 gene encoding proteasome activator complex subunit 2-like, with amino-acid sequence MPKSAVIKISKENAVKVENFRQSLYQQAEDLFSSRIPLKICQLDRLLKEAEFSVSDLSSLRAPLDIPIPDPPAPEDEEMETDSKEEEDKKKKPPVCGYIQGNEQIMGLLDRVKPEVRTLKETCILVSCWIQLLIPKIEDGNDFGVSIQEKILERITAVKTKVEGFQTNINKYFTERGDAVAKASKERHVMDYRSLVHERDEAVYSEIRVILLDLRGFYAELYDIIYKNQDKVTNPKGEEKPSMY; translated from the exons ATGCCAAAATCCGCAGTTATTAAAATAAGCAAGGAGAACGCCGTTAAG gtTGAAAACTTCCGCCAGTCCCTCTATCAGCAG gcAGAGGACCTGTTTTCAAGTCGCATTCCTCTGAAGATATGCCAGCTGGACAGATTGCTGAAG gaGGCTGAGTTCAGCGTGTCggacctctcctctctccgagCCCCCCTGGATATCCCCATCCcagacccccccgcccctgaaGACGAG GAAATGGAGACCGACAgcaaggaagaggaggataagAAAAAGAAAC CTCCAGTGTGTGGCTACATCCAGGGGAACGAGCAGATCATGGGCCTTCTGGACCGCGTGAAGCCGGAGGTCCGCACGCTCAAGGAGACCTGCATCCTG GTCTCCTGCTGGATTCAGCTCCTCATTCCCAAAATCGAGGACGGCAACGACTTCGGAGTCTCCATCCAG GAGAAGATCCTGGAGAGGATAACGGCGGTGAAGACCAAGGTGGAGGGCTTCCAGACCAACATCAACAA GTACTTCACAGAGAGAGGTGATGCAGTAGCCAAGGCATCCAAGGAGAGGCACGTG atgGACTACCGCTCTTTGGTGCATGAGAGGGACGAGGCGGTGTACTCAGAGATCAGGGTCATTCTCCTGGACCTCCGTGGTTTCTAC GCTGAACTGTATGACATCATCTATAAGAACCAAGACAAGGTGACCAATCCCAAGGGAGAAGAGAAGCCCTCTATGTactga